The Xiphophorus hellerii strain 12219 chromosome 7, Xiphophorus_hellerii-4.1, whole genome shotgun sequence nucleotide sequence TCATAACTCATCAACAGCAAGTGGTGGTGTCCGGTCACAAGGACAGTGTGGACAAAGTTAGCAGTGAACTAGAAGACTTTATAACAGAAAATGCTCATGTTGAAGAATTTGTTGCTGTTAAGGCAAATGTCATCATTGAGTACCTGAAAGGTCAGACAACCTTGTTGAAGCAACTAGAAGGGGTGGAAGTGGATTTTGGAAATCAGGAAATCATCCTAAGTGGCTGTAGATCTGCTGTGAAAGATTGCAAGACCATAGTCAAAGCTTTACTAGCTTCTGTGTGCTTTGATAGTTTTAAAGTCACAAAACCTGGAGTCAAGAAGTTCTTTAAGGAGAAAGAACAACTTTATACTTCCTTGATTAAGAGTAACACTGACTGCCTGGTTCAGCTGGCTGATAAATCAAATGAAGAAGACGACTTTGCCTTAGTACAGGTACAACAACCCATTTACAAAGTCCAGACAAGTGATGGAGTGGAAATAGTGGTCTCCAAGGCAGACATGTGCAGTTACTCTGTGGATGCTGTTGTCAATCCTTCTAATGAGGACTTGAAACATACCTCTGGTCTTGCTTTGGCACTTTCTAAAGCTGCAGGTCCTCAGTTGCAGACTGAATGTGACCAAATAATTAATGTAAAAGGAAAACTCCAACCTGCAAATTGTGTTGTAACAGATGCTGGAGGAATGCTTCGTTGCAAAAAGGTGATCCATGCCGTAGGACCCTATTTTGATCAAACTAAGCCAAAGAGGGCTGAGGGCCAGTTGAAAAGAACGGTTAAAGAAAGCTTAGAACtagctgaaaagtgtggctgTGTGTCTGTGGCCCTTCCTGCCATCAGCAGAAATCGTGGCTTCCCACTCAATCTGTGCCTAGCTACCATTACTAGAGCAGTGAAGGAATACTGTGATGAGAAGTATGATGACAACACCTTGAAGAAGATTCATCTGGTGGACAATGAGGACAGTGTTGCTCTTGGTATGGAAAGTGCTGTAAAGCAGGAGTTTGGAAATCATGGAGTTAGTGTTTCATCTCAAAATGCTATCCCTAAAGTTAGTCAGAAATCGTCATTGCTCAAAGTAGTTTCACCTGACCCAAGCTTGTGCCGAGGGCAGACTAAAGAGGGCTTGAAAATTGTTCTTAAAAAGGGATCCATTGAGGCTGCCAAGGtaaatatacatgtttttcagtgtttaatttAGAGATGAAGGGTTAAAATTGAGTGTGTCCTCCTTATGTCTGTCATTTGTAGAAAGATATTCTGAAAGCAGAAAGAGGCTTCTCTAGTCCTGATGGTGGCACCTAATAACGCTAATTTCATTACTCTGTGTGATTCAGTGCTCTTTTAGCAGATagtctttattcttttatgaAAGACCACTATTTAGCTTTTATAAGTTTTTTAATTAGGCTTAGGATCCTGTcagaatttcttcttctttgtctaaACTCACTGTACTGTACTTTACGCTGTTAGTAAAGTATGAGAGCCTCACAGCCTCACTACTCAGTCTACCTCTCTAGTTTTACAGACCTAAAGAAGTAGATAATATGTGAGGACAGAAATATTATCTTGACCAATACCATtactatttattgtttttttcttttcatacaaGATAAAATGAAATTGCACATCTTAATTAAGTTGTGCCATATTTTCAGACAGAGGTAATTGTCAACACTGTGTCAGAAGATCTTTTATTGCACAAAGGGGCGATTTCAAAAGCCATCTTCAGTGCGGCTGGACCCAAACTTCAACAGCTGGTACACAGCCAGAAAACCAGTGGATCACCAGGCGAGATTGTTGTTACAGACGGCTGCAAGCTGAAGAGCAAACAAGTTTTCCATGTAATTGCTTCAAGCTGGGACAAAGGCCAAGGCGCAGCTGAAAAGGTACATCATATTCATTGTAGTGAAGGTTCTACGTTTTAAACTTGAGGCTGGTGGAATGTTTACACTCGCCACTGTGTGTCGATCAGGACAAACTGAGGAGGGGATTTCCTGCTTGAGAATCtctctttatttgttgttaCAGCAATAGTACAGATGTGCAGCAGAAGGTAGGCATGGAGTTGGAGATGTATGGATGTGGAGGTGAGGTGATGTGGTCTAAATCGTAACAGAAATAAAGCCCACGTTACTTCACCTTACACATTATCAAGTACAACTTGCCGCAGTGACATCTGCTGGCCACAAACTGACTACACGTATATCGATTGCTACAACCGATAGCTAACAGGCTAACCCACGTGGAGTTAGTAAAAGGTCGCATTAAACCGGCGACTCTTACGAATACAGCATCAACATGTAATACAGACGGAACTACTAAATGAACTGCCTTGGTACATTTAACAGCAATTACTCACAGTAAGTCAAGAACCCATATCGATATCAACCGAAACCGTAAGCAGCAGCTGCGTGTCTCCCAGAGCTATAATGCCTCTGCAGCCGCTGAATGTGCTATAACGAACTCGCCACCAGGTGGCGCACCTCCCTCTCCCAGTCCAAAGTAATCAACACCTGAGCCTTTGTAACATTCatagtgtaaaatgttttaaatttctttttgaatCAATGAAACTACCAGGTAATCTGGTTTACAAAATGTCTTTCAGACTCTAGCTGGGATCTTTCAAGATTGCTTGGATTTGGCAGAGAAAACTCGTTTGTCATCTATAACTTTCCCAGCTGTTGGTACCGGAAACCTGGGTTTTCCAAAAAATCTTGTTGCCACTTTGATGCTGGATAAATTCTTGGAGTTCAGCAGCCAAAGACAATCCAACAACCTTAAGAAGATTGCAGTTGTTCTTTATCCTGGAGATGCAGAGACTATTCAGGTAAGCAAACAATAACAATCAATGTCATATTAACTTGCTAAGCAGCAGTTTAGAATATACTGAACAGCAAGATCAAATGCAGAAATGATCAAGAGGAATGTTACAATATCCTAGGACTATAGCTATAGTATTTCTTCAgagttacaacatttttttgctTCGGGATCTAGGAAATTGAACTTACATGTGTTAATTTGAGTTAATCATGTACTGTACGTTCTCATGGATACTTGGGAATTTATGAAGAATACTGTAGCATTTCTCTGAAGTATCATCTGTAGGTGCTTCTTTCTACTATACTGTCCTCTCTGAAGTTAATCAGTGGATTTATAGCAGAACTTAAAAATTTGTTCTATCTATTGTAATTCATTTGTAACTCACATGAGAAATGACTATTATAATAAAGTATCAAACAAATTTTGCAGATATTTACAGATGAATTTAAGAAGAGGTTTCCCAGTGCCACGGGTCTTTCAACAACAGTTCTTGCACCTGCAGACTCTTCACAAAGTACAAGTAGGCAGTTTAATGTAGTTTAACTTCCACAAGTCTTGAGTAGTTGCCTAATTTCAAGGTTAATTTGTTATTCTGTCTGGTTTACTGGCAGGCAAATTTTCTAAAGTTGTCTCCAGTTCAGGAAAGCACGAGACTAAACTGGGAAACGTGACAATTCAGGTAGAAACTGGAGATATAACAAAGGAGACGACTGATGTCATTGTTAACTCTTCAGATGACAGCTTCACTCTCAAGTCAGGTAAATCAGTTTATATGTGATTTTATCTGTCATACAAAATATGAATAGCCAGAATGCATGAAACATATACTCTACACTTccataataatattaattaattgtCATAGATATAGTGAAACCCTGGTATTCAGCCACCAACAAATAGCTCAATTCCATGAATACTATAGGTTCCTTctaaaaaatgatcaaaatctcCTTACACTGGGTTGGGCAATCCTgatcctcgagggccggtgtccggTAACTCTTAGATATCTCCCTGATCaaacacttgaatccaatagctgaattacctcctaagtgcagtcaagttctccagagtcctgcaggtatgttgaagtagagatacatctaaaagtatccctcgaggcctggagttgcccacccctgtccTTACAGTTCAAACATCATGTGCAAATTCATCCACTGATGCTACTGAACACATCATCAGTGATGTTCCTGGAATCACTGGGTGTTTCAGGTCTTTCAACATCGTACACAATATTCCAGGTGACCCACCCAGAAATGCTCagtccacattttgtcatgatgGCTAACTAGCTACATTGACACCATGGTTGTCTTCTCTTAAGCCACCACACTTCAGATGTTGCCAAGTATGATTCTCCTCCTGGATTCTCCCTTGATGCCAAGGCTACTCATGGCTTTGGCCAAAGAGCGAGCCACAAAAACTCTGCAATCTACCTCAACTAGGAAGCACCTCGCTCTCTGACCTGCCTGCTTACAGCCACTGACCAACCCTGCATACTTGGAGAGCTTTTTCTCAAAGGCTTCTTCCAAGTGATCTTCCTACAGGACTCTCAGCTCCAGCAGAGTACAGTGGAAACCGTCTTGGCACGACCACAGAAGCTAACTTTCACGATCTTCCTTTTTACTGCTCTTTAGTGTACAACCAATCAGCACTAGGAATGCGCAATATACACTGTATACAGTCGAAATGTTAGAAATTTGTCCTACAATAGAGATCTGCAGTCTATCAGTTAACCATGGAAATGCTTATTGATGACGTAATCAGGTAGCATCAGCATGGCAGGGAGCGCAAGGAAGAGCTTGTTAAAAAGGCaaattcaaaaaatgtaaattatttggACCTGGTTCAAGTTTAACCTCCTGCGGTGTTAGCGCGATGCTCAGGAGGAACATAGAAAATGTCATGGTTAGACGACAAGGAAGAGCCGTGGGCCAGAATGATGGTCTGATGATCTttccaaaactacaaaaaaatataaaaaacttgtaaaagtgCACAGCGCAACCCTGAactcagagagagaaaaactcatTGGGTTTAAATGACAGTTTAAGTTAAGACCGCAGGAGGGTTAAACAATCATACCAGGAGCAGAAAAATGTAACCTGCAGGGTATGTGGATGAGAAGATATACAAGTTATTTGTTTTACCAACATAAAATGCAATGCAGCTGACAATTAgtgtatgatttttttgtttctattgaaagatttaaacaaataatatcGTGATATATGTCGTTACCACGACACCCAATGTACATTGTGATACATTATATCACAATATGTATTGTGATATAAATTTTATGCCATATCGTACACActaatcagcaccaaggaaaataaatggctttcctggattggctgctttgcaaatacCAGCAGTAGCATCGTGCCTTgctatttcagcttcccaagccgCATTTTCTTTCACATACTTGAGAAACACTCctgacaaaaatacacaaagatgcAAGTTTTCTCCAAATAACtgaattatccatccatccatccatccatccatccagtttcTTGTCCCTAGAGGAATCTGGAGGGGTGCTGGtccctatctccagctaacgtttaaggcgagaggcggggtcaccctggacaggtcgccagtctgtcgcagcaacacagagacagacaggacaaccAACCATACACACGCCCTCACatctagggagaatttagagaaaccaattaacctaacagtcatgtttttggactgtgggaggaagccggagaacccggagagaacccaccatgcacaggtaGAACATGCaaagaccccaggccgggaatcgaacccaggaccttcttgctgcaatgcaacagctctaccaactgcgccactgtgcagcccattaATTGAATTATGTTCCACAAAAAATTTGCGTTTACTAAACCACAAATAGGTGGTACTgtacatattttgtaaaataaagcaaGTAAAACTATTCAAGTCTAGTTGAATAGTCAACTAGACTTGACTATTCAGTCAAATCTAGTTACACCAGAGGTCTCCAACCCAATTCTTCCTCAGGTTTTAGGAGGAGGAATATCAATATTCTCCTAAAACCTGGTAGACTGATGGTATATCAATATAACATTAAGTCTAGTTACAGGTTTAGAACTAATGTCCGGACCACCATATCGGATGTTAGGTATGTAGATTGGAGTTGGTGAGGATGAGGTATAATCTGCTGTTTTAGTACTCAATAGAGATGTACGGTACCTAGCTTgatgttttgattaattttttcaGTGGAGTTCAGATACAGCAGTCTAGGAGACATAGTTTTGGATTAACTATATTATGAAGATAAACATTGGTTGTCAAAACCTTCAAACCTTTCACTTCCTCTACCTTCCCAGGAGTATCCAAGGATATTCTGGATGCAGCTGGTGTAGCTGTTTTAGAAGAATGCCAATATCTTGGTAAGAACATTAACACTTGCCTGTTTATAGCATGCAAGCTTAGTTTATAGTTAATTTAGTTCTGTAACTAGATTGTGATTGTGAACCCCACCAGGTTCCCAGCCCAATCCAGGCATTATAATGACTGTACCGGGAAACCTAAAGTGTAAAAAGATTCTCCACCTGGTCGTTCAGTCAGACATCCACAGTTCTGTAAAGGAAGCACTCCAAATGTGTGTGAAGAAATCCTACACTTCTATTTCATTTCCTGCCCTGGGCACAGGTAAGACTTACTAAGAGATTCAAGAATTTGTTTATACAAAGAGTTTGTTGCATACAGCAAAATGAGCTCATCTCGTTTTGATGACATATGGAGATCTGGCTTATGGTAGATTTAGTGCTTAGATACCAGATAACCCTGATTTTAAGGGACCAACAGAGAGACTTCTCATtacatttcatcatttttatttgtttggatCAAAAGTATTTGACTGTATAGATTGGATTGGATTAACATGTTAAACTTTTTCTGCTGCACTCAAGGATGAGTCTTAAATTAGCCCTTTATAGGTGGGACGGAACTTTTTGAATTTGCAGATTTGAGCCATCAACCACTTGTATTGCCTGTTTCCAGATCAAGGCGGTGTGCAGGCTAAACAAGTGGCAGACTCCATGTTGGACGCTGTGATTGATGTTTTCAGCCAAAACACCTCCAGCTCCCTGACTTTGATCAGGATAGTCATCTTCCAGCAACAGATGCTAAAAGATTTCTACAGCAGCATGCAAGAAAGAAATGTCATCGCACCAAAGGACAAAAGCGGATTCTGGTCCAATTTTAGCCACAAGCACATTGTCACACCTTTTCTAAAATGTAAGTATGGCAAGAAAACGAGTTTTGcctttataatgtttttatctgaagttctatttcaaaatattcttaTTCTTACAGTGTTTGGATCAGAAAGTGCTgacaacaaacaggaaaacaaggTGTCTGATATCAAGACTGTCAAAGTGGATCCTGCCGTCTTCCATATCTGTGGTGCCTCACAGGCCAAAGTAGATGCAGCCAAGAAGAAGATAAATGACCTGATATCTGATGAACAATTCAGCACAGAGATAGCGGACAACGACATCTTGAACTTGTCTTCTGCAGACTGTCAGAACATTATTAACATCCAGATGAAGATGGGTGTGAGCATCAAAAATCAAATCACTAATGGTCAAGTCTCTGTGATCATTGAGGGTCTCAGTAAAGACGTGCTCCGAGCCAATCAGGAGATAACTAATATGCTGAAGAAGGTGAGACAAGAGCAGgagctgaaaaagaaattggAGCTGGCAGCCACTGTGGCAGAGTGGCAGTATCAGCAACATGGGCTTTCATATCAGAGTTTTGATCAGATGACCAACTATGAGCTTGAACATGCGTTGGAGAGAGCAACACCCACTCTAAAAGTTACCATCCATGGCTCAGACTATACAGTCCAGATGCCTAAAGGACCAGCCACTGACAGCAAGGGAACCATCCTGCAGATAAGACGAATTGACAAAATACAAGGTATTTGAGCCATAACTAGGATGTTGTTTCACATTCTGCCCCAAAGTATGTAAAAGGCCGTTTTGCACTGGAGGGCTGGGCTGGGTTCGGTGATTTTGCACTAACACTTAGAGCCTCTTCCCACCCCACTCTTTGGAACCCAGAGAGAGTGGTTCCATTCGGTCCGGCCAAACAGGAATAGTTTGAAGTCAGCCAATCATTGGTACATTTGCTGTTGTGGTGGCCTATTTTTTCAGATTCGTTGCAAAACTTGTCAATGTCTGTCATTTTGACTTGGGGCATCAAAGAAATCCCcatcataatttattttgatcCATCAGTTttataatgatgatgatgacaaacACCACTTCAGCCAAAGTTTTCAAATCAGCAAACATTTCTCTAATGGAAGTGATTAAAAGTCGGCAAAACTCAAAAACAAGGGGCAGTAGGAAAACATCCTGCAGCAGCGGTTCAGCTGCATCAGGCGCACTAAAACGCCTCCATAATTCCTCAACGCACGGTGAGCTCCCAGATTCGAGAGGCATTTTCTTCAGAGTCCAGGTCAGAGATGGTACTTTTACTGATTGATTTAGCTCTTTCCGCCCAATGTACTCTATGcataaagttgaaaatgttggtGCTTCTGCCACAAGGTGGTCATGTGTGAATtgtaatctgtcaaaatgaTGTCTGACTTACAGGTTTTCCtgtcactgtttttaaaaaattggtcaAAGTCAGAAAATATCCCGTTAACACAACCCCTGTTCAGATGAGATTTTATTATTGActgaggtcaaaggtgaagCTGAGGAAATTCTTCTCAGGACTCTGGGAGAACCTCTGCAGCTTCTGCAGGAATTTGCTTGATATGACGATTCCCACTTACTTTCTATGTGGCTCTCTGCtcaatgcaaataaaaccaGGGACAACAGGGCTGGGGCTACCGTGGTCAGACTGGTCCAGCCTAGTCATTCCAGTGCAAAAAAGCTTTAGAAGTCAAAGATTCAGGTGTTTTCTGATACACTAAACATGTCTTGTATTAACTTGTGCTGTGTATTTCTTAGTGATGTTATAACTGTTTCTATTATatgctgttgttgctgtggtttctaggctttgtttttttctttctgcagctgTAGAGGCAGACTTCTAGGGTGTTGAGTTTTCTCCAGGCTTCTTTTTATCCTCtccttttatttcctttagATATTTTCCCCAcctttctccctttcttctctgtttctgtctattgcatttgaaataaacccaatGCAATTTCTAGTAAGAATTAGTAAGAAttaacatatacatatataaatatatgtgtttgaaaaaaagagTAATACCTGATGTTACTGGTGTTTAATTTGTGTGCTacaaattacaacatttttccttttccaaaagtatttgaagaaatgacaataatatgtttttattttttgtaggtGACGATGTTCCTAATCTTTGGGATGCCATGCCGGCTGGAAAAACATGTCATGCCGTCCCCATCCTTGCTGCTTCTTCAGAGTACACAGAAGTCGTCAATCTCTTCAAAGCCACATGTAATCAAACCGTCACCAAGGTAACATAATTTGtagtgttctttttttattgtgatttttttaaatattatttatgctATTTTTATCTGGCCTCAGCAGCCATGTAAGCTGATTGCCTGCTTGTGCTCATCAGCTGGTTGCATAATGAAATATGAACC carries:
- the LOC116722752 gene encoding protein mono-ADP-ribosyltransferase PARP14-like, with the protein product MAEEYTFPVLVELEETNTPRLKNKLVKYFQSKKSNGGDCEVDYESGSSTALLRFRREEDQKNVLGKESHQISLDEGVLKMTVRLPSDGKQKQGESSDEGNKKSDHAGIDKRSTIQEPVDGGETGPKGKDGDSDDEEQCSKSAVLGNIPDSVNSEFLEMLVESILRDISSPTASQDYNLELIPDISSAVVTFQSGKDTTDFIERCPQIRMFTKKELSVRPLETTKKIVVDGVADCSEDILCLYFEDQGGEVEDVQLNEAEQSAVVTFKKHQDFKKVLGKKHEIKKEEVKVYPFYKSLGVALYGKDKPSPKLPAAISEPIDNAVLRYLANHKADLDTVGRDLEKHFCNITLEQSAVRLSASPSLLKQKDAKVIIKEWANTVKATFSQAVSKFKTLKFSLESDLWEESEQKIKEKLQKEDVVVVSDKTSGVLSVAGLENDVNTLKKPISDVLDRIEKRVRREKLSKTQEINVSPSMFHILSQDGLQDKLLQVYPELKMSYDQNKQALKVTGFVDEIINATQLISNATLGLKRQNLEVDEVLLDMLKDEQQEEATDILLTAYGIKAALEISPQRVQLVAVSDKDLMNAQDHLSQILKSESIKVEDLEVLKKPEWQQLVHQQEKANSGSGMRVQIITHQQQVVVSGHKDSVDKVSSELEDFITENAHVEEFVAVKANVIIEYLKGQTTLLKQLEGVEVDFGNQEIILSGCRSAVKDCKTIVKALLASVCFDSFKVTKPGVKKFFKEKEQLYTSLIKSNTDCLVQLADKSNEEDDFALVQVQQPIYKVQTSDGVEIVVSKADMCSYSVDAVVNPSNEDLKHTSGLALALSKAAGPQLQTECDQIINVKGKLQPANCVVTDAGGMLRCKKVIHAVGPYFDQTKPKRAEGQLKRTVKESLELAEKCGCVSVALPAISRNRGFPLNLCLATITRAVKEYCDEKYDDNTLKKIHLVDNEDSVALGMESAVKQEFGNHGVSVSSQNAIPKVSQKSSLLKVVSPDPSLCRGQTKEGLKIVLKKGSIEAAKTEVIVNTVSEDLLLHKGAISKAIFSAAGPKLQQLVHSQKTSGSPGEIVVTDGCKLKSKQVFHVIASSWDKGQGAAEKTLAGIFQDCLDLAEKTRLSSITFPAVGTGNLGFPKNLVATLMLDKFLEFSSQRQSNNLKKIAVVLYPGDAETIQIFTDEFKKRFPSATGLSTTVLAPADSSQSTSKFSKVVSSSGKHETKLGNVTIQVETGDITKETTDVIVNSSDDSFTLKSGVSKDILDAAGVAVLEECQYLGSQPNPGIIMTVPGNLKCKKILHLVVQSDIHSSVKEALQMCVKKSYTSISFPALGTDQGGVQAKQVADSMLDAVIDVFSQNTSSSLTLIRIVIFQQQMLKDFYSSMQERNVIAPKDKSGFWSNFSHKHIVTPFLKLFGSESADNKQENKVSDIKTVKVDPAVFHICGASQAKVDAAKKKINDLISDEQFSTEIADNDILNLSSADCQNIINIQMKMGVSIKNQITNGQVSVIIEGLSKDVLRANQEITNMLKKVRQEQELKKKLELAATVAEWQYQQHGLSYQSFDQMTNYELEHALERATPTLKVTIHGSDYTVQMPKGPATDSKGTILQIRRIDKIQGDDVPNLWDAMPAGKTCHAVPILAASSEYTEVVNLFKATCNQTVTKIERIQNPGLWKGLQIKKQEMEQRNNHQNNEKRLFHGTSENTVPIINERGFNRSYAGKNAAYYGNGSYFAVKADYSAQDTYSKPNANGEKFMYVCRVLTGDYTLGQQNMVAPPSKGGSGVHMYDSVVDDMTNPKMFVVFHDTQAYPEYLITFK